The following are encoded together in the Lathyrus oleraceus cultivar Zhongwan6 chromosome 3, CAAS_Psat_ZW6_1.0, whole genome shotgun sequence genome:
- the LOC127131041 gene encoding uncharacterized protein LOC127131041, with protein sequence MYESLVDFDNMKRNGIDLTEELRMQGWETYFQRLYGPVYTYLVKEFWRFTDADDHYTVSYVLGVKMVMTEKSITSLINMEKIGGRRIYNINPRAKYLSHEIAPTIFQQNVRGKHSKNKELHQNLRVWLKIILGTIHHRPASNSFDYINTDQKCILYCVHKGLKLNLPALLFKYLRDSAKDTRNNMKPKTYIPLGRIIFDVLIESGLMDHLIHHNLIEDVTVDIGRPLNALNLKSMGVIEKVRAKPILDTSWEALKDQRKIPNGLYLFSKIDRPEVVAHYLHDLASQRVDISEFSVDWLPEHPPNFMKRMRGPSEKSKKAKKAKLGETSGSRPQVPLADSPSKSLPPSRSVK encoded by the coding sequence ATGTACGAATCGCTGGTAGACTTTGACAACATGAAGCGCAATGGCATAGACCTCACTGAGGAACTAAGAATGCAAGGATGGGAAACATACTTCCAGAGACTCTATGGCCCTGTGTACACTTATCTGGTAAAGGAGTTCTGGCGTTTCACAGACGCAGATGACCACTACACCGTCTCATACGTTTTGGGGGTCAAGATGGTAATGACTGAGAAATCCATCACCTCCCTTATAAACATGGAGAAGATAGggggaagaagaatctacaacatcaaccctagggcaaaGTACTTGTCGCACGAAATTGCGCCAACTATCTTCCAACAGAACGTTAGAGGTAAAcactccaagaacaaggaacttcaccagaacCTCCGAGTATGGCTGAAGATCATCCTGGGCACCATCCATCACCGCCCTGCCTCCAACTCTTTTGACTACATCAATACggatcagaagtgcatcctctactgcGTTCACAAAGGGCTAAAACTGAACCTGCCAGCGCtgctcttcaagtatctcagagattCTGCCAAGGATACtagaaacaatatgaagcccaaAACCTACATTCCTCTTGGAAGAATCATCTTCGATGTTTTGATTGAGAGTGGGCTGATGGATCACCTGATCCATCACAATCTGATAGAGGATGTCACTGTTGACATTGGAAGACCTTTGAATGCTCTCAATCTGAAGAGTATGGGGGTGATTGAGAAAGTTAGAGCTAAACCCATTCTAGACACATCCTGGGAAGCACtcaaggatcagaggaagattcCCAATGGTCTCTACCTCTTCTCCAAGATTGACCGTCCAGAAGTGGTGGCACACTATCTGCATGACCTTGCAAGCCAAAGGGTTGATATTTCAGAGTTCTCGGTGGATTGGCTGCCTgagcatccaccaaacttcatgaagagaATGCGAGGGCCTTCTGAAAAGTCAAAGAAGGCCAAGAAGGCTAAATTGGGAGAAACTTCTGGGTCAAGACCTCAAGTCCCTCTGGCTGATTCTCCAAGTAAGTCTCTGCCTCCTTCTCGCTCTGTTAAATAA